In Molothrus aeneus isolate 106 chromosome 11, BPBGC_Maene_1.0, whole genome shotgun sequence, a genomic segment contains:
- the GFOD2 gene encoding glucose-fructose oxidoreductase domain-containing protein 2 encodes MKMLPGVGVFGTGSAARVLVPLLRAEGFSIEALWGKTEEEAKQLAEEMNISFYTSRTDDVLLHQDVDLVCINIPPPLTRQIAVKALGIGKNVLCEKAATSVDAFRMVTAARYYPKLMSIVGNVLRFLPAFVKMKQLIEEHYVGNVIICDVRVYGGSLLSHQYNWICDELMGGGGLHTMGTYIIDLLTHLTSRRAEKVHGLLKTFVKQNTAISGIRHVTSDDFCVFQMLMSDGVCCTVTLNFNMPGSFIHEVMIVGSAGRLIARGTDLYGQKNSALQEELLFTDSLPVNKGLLENGFKDIPLLYLKGMVYMVQALRQSFQEQEDRRTWDHKPVAMAASFEDGLYMQSVVEAIKKSSRSGEWETVEVMTEEPDANQNLCEALQRNNL; translated from the exons aTGAAAATGCTCCCTGGAGTGGGTGTGTTTGGAACTGGTAGTGCTGCCCGGGTCCTGGTACCCTTGCTGAGGGCAGAAGGCTTCTCCATTGAAGCTCTTTGGGGCAAGACTGAGGAGGAGGCcaagcagctggcagaggaaatGAACATCTCCTTCTACACCAGTCGCACTGACGATGTCCTGCTGCATCAGGACGTGGATTTGGTCTGCATCAACATCCCTCCACCACTGACTCGGCAAATTGCTGTGAAGGCTCTAG GAATAGGGAAGAACGTGCTGTGTGAGAAAGCTGCTACCTCTGTGGATGCCTTCAGGATGGTGACAGCTGCCAGGTACTACCCCAAGCTGATGAGCATCGTTGGCAACGTGCTGCGTTTCCTGCCCGCCTTCGTGAAGATGAAGCAGCTGATAGAGGAGCACTACGTGGGCAACGTCATCATCTGCGACGTGCGGGTCTACGGGGGCAGCCTGCTCAGCCACCAGTACAACTGGATCTGTGACGAGCTCATGGGAGGGGGCGGCCTGCACACCATGGGCACCTACATCATCGACCTCCTGACTCACCTCAccagcaggagagctgagaAGGTGCACGGTTTGCTCAAGACTTTTGTGAAGCAGAACACGGCCATCAGCGGGATCCGCCACGTCACCAGCGACGACTTCTGCGTTTTCCAGATGCTCATGAGCGACGGCGTCTGTTGCACTGTGACTCTCAACTTCAACATGCCCGGCTCCTTCATCCATGAGGTCATGATCGTGGGCTCTGCCGGCCGCCTCATAGCTCGTGGGACGGACTTGTACGGGCAGAAGAACTCTGCtctccaggaggagctgctgttcaCAGACTCTCTGCCTGTCAACAAGGGCCTTTTGGAGAATGGCTTCAAGGACATCCCTCTGCTTTACCTGAAAGGAATGGTGTACATGGTGCAAGCCCTGCGGCAGTCTTTCCAAGAGCAGGAAGACCGTCGGACGTGGGATCATAAACCTGTGGCTATGGCAGCCTCTTTTGAAGATGGCCTGTACATGCAGAGTGTGGTAGAGGCCATCAAGAAATCCAGTAGGTCAGGTGAGTGGGAGACTGTGGAGGTGATGACTGAGGAACCAGATGCCAACCAAAACCTCTGTGAGGCACTTCAAAGAAATAACTTATGA
- the LOC136561377 gene encoding uncharacterized protein translates to MRLLGSMEPWLASTFLPLLLLTWLPLGTARQMVKPVTTVQLEIGLENLTVQVKWYNPECLKGENQTNSVFLGENCMNFTSSNLCTAHTGICVSGVFITTPNSTDAGNQTNPVFLGGNCMNFTSSSLCTVSTGICVCRVFIRRPNSTDAGNSTQAADLSCGCAAPQTDVTGKIWTGLNLLLCILLGLAVGTLLYMPIIGFLLWQCRRNRTGELMNEEVTEENQVSTAAPVTGTEDLTYANLKFEKKGTGSASSNVIYTEIKPLQQKQSGGDGSAANTEVDVSPKEEGK, encoded by the exons ATGAGGCTCTTGGGGAGCATGGAGCCCTGGCTGGCCAGCAccttcctgcccctgctgctcctcacctggcTGCCACTTG GAACAGCCAGGCAGATGGTAAAGCCAGTCACCACTGTGCAGCTCGAGATTGGTTTGGAGAATCTCACAGTGCAGGTGAAGTGGTACAATCCTGAATGTCTGAAGGGGGAGAATCAAACCAACTCTGTGTTTCTGGGAGAAAATTGTATGAATTTCACCAGCTCAAACCTGTGTACAGCCCACACAGGAATCTGTGTGTCTGGGGTCTTCATCACAACACCAAACTCAACAGATGCTGGAAATCAAACCAACCCTGTGTTTCTGGGTGGAAACTGTATGAATTTCACCAGCTCAAGCCTGTGTACAGTCAGCACAGGaatctgtgtgtgcagggtctTCATCAGACGACCAAACTCAACAGACGCTGGAAACAGCACGCAAGCAGCAGATCTCA gctgtggctgtgcagcaccTCAGACTGATGTCACAGGCAAGATCTGGACAG GACTCAACCTCCTCCTGTGCATCCTCCTTGGATTAGCGGTGGGGACACTCCTTTACATGCCCATAATTGGCTtcctgctgtggcagtgcagaagGAACAGAACAG GAGAGCTCATGAACGAGGAAGTGACAGAGGAGAATCAAGTCAGTACG gcagccccGGTGACAGGAACTGAGGATCTGACCTATGCCAACCTGAAATTTGAAAAGAaggggacaggatctgcctccTCCAATGTCATTTACACTGAGATCAAGCCATTGCAACAGAAGCAGAGTGGTGGGGATGGCAGTGCTGCCAACACAGAGGTGGATGTCTCCCCCAAGGAAGAGGGCAAGTGA
- the CIAPIN1 gene encoding anamorsin: MGEYGLAPGQRVAIIWDSSSPVEALKDLVDKVQALVGADNHISVENVNQLPLSAHRKSSFDVILSGMVPGSAAQHSVELLAEVARILKPGGRVLLKEPVVTESGNNTKIKTASKLLTTLTLSGLVEVKELQKEALTPEEAQSVGEHLGYQGNDLLIIQIEGRKPNFEVGSSSQLKLSFAKKPGPSAKLHVDPAAAKLWTLSANDMNDEEMDLLDSDELLDSEDLKKPDPSSLRAPSCNEKGKKKACKNCTCGLAEELEKEKKGSQPKSACGNCYLGDAFRCASCPYLGMPAFKPGEKILLPENQLHDA; this comes from the exons atggGCGAGTATGGATTGGCTCCAGGCCAGCGCGTGGCCATCATCTGGGACAGCTCCTCGCCCGTCGAAGCCCTGAAGGATTTGGTGGATAAAGTCCAGGCACTGGTGGGAGCTGATAATCATATCTCTGTGGAAAATGTTAACCAGCTGCCTCTGT CGGCTCACAGGAAGTCCAGTTTCGATGTAATCCTCTCTGGCATGGTACcaggcagtgcagcacagcacagtgtggAGCTCCTGGCAGAAGTAGCTCGGATACTTAAGCCAGGGGGCCGTGTCCTGCTGAAAGAACCCGTGGTTACAGAGTCAG GAAACAATACCAAAATCAAGACAGCATCCAAGCTCCTCACAACTCTGACTCTCTCTGGGTTGGTGGAAGTGAAGGAG CTACAAAAGGAAGCACTGACCCCAGAGGAGGCCCAGTCTGTTGGAGAACATCTGGGTTACCAAGGCAATGACCTTCTCATTATTCAGATAGAAGGCAGGAAGCCCAATTTCGAAGTGGGATCCTCAAGTCAGCTCAAACTTTCCTTTGCCAAGAAACCTGGTCCTTCAG CAAAACTCCATGTGgacccagctgctgccaagctGTGGACACTGTCTGCCAATGATATGAATGATGAAGAGATG GATCTTTTGGACTCTGACGAGCTGTTGGATTCAGAGGATTTGAAAAAGCCAGATCCATCAtccctcagagctccatcctgcAATGAAAAGGGCAAAAAGAAAGCCTGCAAGAACTG CACATGTGGCCTGGCTGAAGaactggaaaaggagaagaagggcTCCCAGCCTAAATCTGCCTGTGGAAAT TGCTACCTGGGGGATGCATTCCGTTGTGCCAGCTGCCCTTACCTGGGGATGCCTGCCTTCAAGCCTGGGGAGAAGATTCTCCTGCCAGAGAACCAGCTGCACGATGCCTAA